A portion of the Candidatus Pristimantibacillus lignocellulolyticus genome contains these proteins:
- a CDS encoding PadR family transcriptional regulator yields the protein MISSDVIRGYNDTLILYMLLDGESYGYEISKNIRQLTQEKYVMKETTLYSAFTRMEKNGYIESFYRDESLGKRRTYYRITQTGLTYYREKCEEWKVTQDVVNQFIREW from the coding sequence GTGATCAGCAGTGATGTCATACGTGGCTATAATGATACACTCATCCTCTACATGCTGCTGGACGGGGAATCATACGGATACGAGATTTCTAAAAATATTAGGCAGCTAACACAGGAGAAATATGTTATGAAGGAGACAACATTGTATTCCGCCTTCACCAGAATGGAAAAGAACGGGTATATTGAATCCTTTTATCGAGATGAAAGTCTAGGCAAGCGGCGTACGTATTACCGGATTACCCAAACGGGACTGACCTATTACAGGGAGAAATGTGAGGAGTGGAAGGTTACGCAGGATGTTGTAAACCAATTTATTAGGGAGTGGTGA